Proteins encoded by one window of Cupriavidus sp. EM10:
- a CDS encoding tripartite tricarboxylate transporter substrate binding protein has protein sequence MIIDANLRPTVAVDPTKELTLVSGLAATPLVVVTPASAPYNNLADLIKAARAANGKFTYGWANLGMRVGMEEFAQKTGVKMTPVGYKSAGQSVPAIVSGEIDMLMIDMAPIAQLVKAGKVKAFAVSTPERSPMLPNVPTFKEAGIDVQLTGTIALYAPAKMPQNAIKKMQSDVATILKNGELRTRMQGTGMEVITQSPEDFEGYLKQRKKSIDAVIKVGDFKLE, from the coding sequence TTGATCATCGACGCAAACTTGCGCCCCACTGTTGCTGTCGATCCCACCAAGGAACTCACCCTTGTGAGCGGGCTAGCCGCAACCCCACTCGTTGTGGTGACCCCGGCTTCCGCGCCATACAACAACCTCGCTGACCTCATTAAGGCAGCTCGTGCGGCCAACGGGAAGTTCACGTACGGATGGGCCAACTTGGGCATGCGTGTCGGTATGGAGGAGTTCGCGCAAAAGACCGGGGTAAAGATGACCCCAGTCGGCTACAAGAGTGCTGGGCAAAGTGTCCCCGCTATCGTTTCAGGCGAGATCGATATGCTCATGATCGATATGGCACCGATCGCGCAACTCGTTAAGGCTGGAAAAGTGAAGGCCTTTGCCGTGTCGACGCCAGAACGCTCGCCTATGCTGCCAAACGTCCCTACATTCAAGGAAGCGGGGATTGACGTCCAGCTTACGGGAACCATCGCCCTGTATGCGCCTGCCAAGATGCCCCAGAACGCAATCAAAAAAATGCAGAGCGATGTCGCTACGATTTTGAAGAACGGCGAGCTTCGCACGCGGATGCAAGGCACTGGAATGGAAGTCATTACGCAGTCCCCGGAGGATTTCGAGGGCTACCTTAAGCAGCGCAAGAAGAGCATTGATGCAGTAATTAAGGTCGGTGATTTTAAGCTCGAATAG
- a CDS encoding tripartite tricarboxylate transporter substrate binding protein, producing the protein MTKPASAIRRAVLLCSLALPSILYAQQSGPLPVRLFVGYGPGGGTDVVARAVGEELAKIWNRPVIVENRPGANGAIASKAVARAEPDGSILLVMPRPR; encoded by the coding sequence ATGACAAAACCCGCTTCGGCTATCCGCAGAGCAGTCCTACTCTGCTCCCTGGCCCTGCCCTCCATCCTGTACGCCCAGCAATCTGGCCCGTTGCCGGTCCGGCTCTTTGTTGGCTACGGACCGGGCGGTGGCACCGACGTAGTTGCACGCGCAGTTGGCGAAGAGCTGGCAAAAATCTGGAATCGGCCCGTAATCGTCGAAAATCGGCCAGGCGCAAACGGGGCGATCGCCAGCAAGGCTGTCGCGCGAGCTGAACCGGACGGTTCGATCCTTCTGGTCATGCCCCGTCCACGTTGA
- a CDS encoding NAD(P)/FAD-dependent oxidoreductase — MRAQGWGGRLTLIGKEGGMPYDRPPLSKRLMAGECPVEALNLVSEDGMKALNLHYLDGTSATGLDTDASSLQLSNGSTLQYDRLLIATGADARVIPNLSQAANCYSLRNLNDALAIREHLTAGKRALVVGAGFIGTELAAIAKTSGCEVTVIDKSKVPLGARVGDIVGKRIEKLHEANGVVFHNDCELREVKWRDRTITEVRLDTGVVIACDVIVVAIGAVPSVQWCSGLNIRSGVVCNEYCEAAPNVYAAGDAAEWFHKGYGEHMRIEHRTNASEQAMAAAKNMLGSRVEYAPLPFFWSDQYQVQIHSYGRIGPQYTVEVVEGDQLKDDSCIFRYYQGDVLMGVLSWNASRKAREHIKLLKEEWTKSHAPAAVAG; from the coding sequence CTGCGCGCACAGGGCTGGGGAGGGCGGCTCACGCTGATTGGAAAGGAAGGCGGCATGCCCTATGACCGCCCTCCTCTTTCAAAGCGGCTGATGGCAGGAGAATGTCCGGTAGAGGCGCTCAACCTTGTGTCCGAAGACGGCATGAAGGCGCTGAACCTGCACTACCTGGACGGGACATCGGCCACCGGCCTCGATACGGACGCCAGTTCACTGCAACTCAGCAACGGCTCCACACTTCAATATGATCGCTTGCTGATCGCCACGGGCGCGGACGCTCGAGTGATTCCCAACCTCAGCCAGGCGGCGAACTGCTACAGCCTGCGCAACTTAAACGACGCGCTGGCGATTCGGGAACATCTGACTGCCGGAAAGCGGGCACTAGTAGTCGGCGCGGGCTTCATCGGCACAGAGTTAGCGGCGATTGCAAAGACCAGCGGCTGTGAGGTGACCGTCATCGACAAGTCGAAAGTTCCTCTCGGGGCGCGAGTCGGGGATATCGTTGGGAAGCGGATCGAAAAACTCCATGAAGCCAACGGCGTGGTTTTCCACAACGACTGCGAACTCAGGGAGGTGAAATGGCGTGACCGCACCATTACCGAAGTCCGCTTGGACACTGGGGTTGTGATTGCTTGCGACGTAATTGTTGTGGCTATCGGCGCAGTTCCCAGCGTGCAGTGGTGCAGCGGATTAAACATCCGCAGCGGCGTAGTCTGCAATGAATACTGTGAAGCAGCCCCGAACGTATATGCCGCCGGCGATGCTGCAGAGTGGTTTCACAAAGGCTACGGCGAGCACATGCGTATTGAACACCGGACGAATGCAAGCGAACAGGCGATGGCCGCGGCAAAGAACATGCTCGGCTCTCGCGTTGAATACGCTCCGCTGCCGTTCTTCTGGTCGGATCAGTACCAGGTCCAAATCCACAGCTACGGACGCATCGGCCCTCAATACACCGTTGAAGTTGTCGAAGGGGATCAACTGAAAGACGACTCCTGCATCTTTCGCTACTACCAGGGAGACGTTTTGATGGGCGTTCTTAGTTGGAACGCCAGTAGAAAAGCGCGTGAGCACATCAAGCTGTTGAAGGAGGAGTGGACGAAGAGCCACGCTCCAGCTGCGGTAGCAGGTTAA